The genomic window GGGACACGCTGTCGGAGAAGACCCGCGCCAGTGCCCGCGAGCGACAGAAGCAGATCGAACTGGCGCGCCAGCGCAACCAGCCGCATCCCATTGGCCGTGATCCCCGCGCGGAGAACTGATCCATGACCAGCCGCCTGCTCTACGTAATGGACCCGATGTGCTCCTGGTGCTGGGGTTTCGCCCCGGTGGCCGGGAAGCTGGTGGAGCAGGCGCGCGCCGCGGGTGTGCCGCTGGCGCTGGTGATGGGCGGCCTGCGCACGGGGCAGGGCGCCGCGCTGGAGCCGACCACCAAGCGCTACATCCTCGAACACTGGCACGCGGTGCATGACGCCACCGGCCAGCCGTTCCGCTTCGACGGCGCCTTGCCCGACGGCTTCGTCTACGACACCGAGCCGGCCTGCCGCGCGGTAGTCACGGCGCGCCGCCTCGACGAGGACTGCGCCTGGGCGCTGGTGGGGGAGATCCAGCGGGCCTTCTACGTGGAGGGTCGCGACGTGACCCAGGCCAGCGTGCTCGCCGAACTGGCCGACAGCGTCGGCCTGCCGCGCATCGAGTTCGCCGAAGCCTTCGACAGCCAGGACAACCACCTGGCGACCCTGGCCGATTTCTCCTGGGCCCGCGATCTGGGCATCGCCGGCTTCCCCACGCTGCTGGCCGAGCGCGACGGCCAACTGGCGCTGCTGACCAATGGCTACCAGCCGTTGAGCGAGCTTGCGCCCTTGCTGGATCGCTGGCTGGAGCGCGGGCGGCATGCCTGAGCTGTCGGCTGACCGCCTGAGCTGGGCGGAAATTCGCCGGCTCGCTTTCCGTCACCGCAAGGCCCTGCTGCTGGCCAACCTGGTTGCCGTGCTGGCCACCGCCTGCAGCGTGCCGATCCCGCTGCTGCTGCCGCTGCTGGTGGACGAAGTGCTGCTGGGCAAGGGCGACGCCGCCCTGCAGGTGATGAACCACTGGCTGCCCGATGGCTGGCACAAGCCCGCGGGGTACATCGGCCTGATGCTGCTGGTGACCCTGGCGCTGCGCAGCTGCGCGCTGGTGTTCAACGTGCTGCAGGCCAAGCTCTTCGCGCGGCTGTCCAAGGACGTGGTGTACCGCATCCGCCTGCGCCTGATCGAGCGCCTGAAACGCATCGCCCTGGGCGAGTACGAAACCC from Pseudomonas sp. GCEP-101 includes these protein-coding regions:
- a CDS encoding DsbA family protein — translated: MTSRLLYVMDPMCSWCWGFAPVAGKLVEQARAAGVPLALVMGGLRTGQGAALEPTTKRYILEHWHAVHDATGQPFRFDGALPDGFVYDTEPACRAVVTARRLDEDCAWALVGEIQRAFYVEGRDVTQASVLAELADSVGLPRIEFAEAFDSQDNHLATLADFSWARDLGIAGFPTLLAERDGQLALLTNGYQPLSELAPLLDRWLERGRHA